A region of the Arthrobacter sp. FW306-07-I genome:
CATGCCTCAGTAGCCCTGCGCGTCCAGGAGAGCGTCTTCTTCTTCCTCGGCGGTCGCCTTCTTGCGCTTTCGGGGTGCAGCCGGCCGACGGCGGGGGGCCACCGCAGCATGCATGGCCCCATCGTCAATCAGCTCCTCGTCCTCGGCGTCGATCGCCGCGTTCCGTGCCTGCTGCCGCGCCGCGTAGCCGAACCCGACGAACATGAGAACGCCGAAAGCGAACCACTGCAGGGAGTAGGACAGGTGCGTCCCCTCATCCGTCGACGGCTTGGGGAAGGCAACGGGCATCGCGGCTGCCGGCGGTGTTTCCGAGGCGAGCTGGCCGTACGCGCCCGTCATCAGCGGGTAGCCCAGCTGCGCGGCGTACGTGGGGAGATCGATGGACGCCAGTTGCCCTTCGGGGGCCCCGCGCTGAAGCTCCGGCTCACCATGCTTCAAGCGCACGACGGCGGTCACCTCACCCTGGGGAGGGGCAGGCACCGAATCGGGGCTGCCCGGATTCTTGTTGCCGATGGGCAACCAGCCCCGGTCGATGACGACTGTCTCACCGGTGGTGAGGCGGAAGGGGACCACTACCTCGTAGCCGGGCTGACCGTTGAGAGGCCGGTTGCGCACGATCCGTTCCCCGGCGGCGTCATAGGTTCCCTTGAGCTCGACCTGG
Encoded here:
- a CDS encoding SURF1 family cytochrome oxidase biogenesis protein: MYRFLFSSKWLGYLLLAAIFATACVFLGRWQMDRRAETLAEINRVVSNYSATPIPFEQARDQFNHLDPAKEWTQVELKGTYDAAGERIVRNRPLNGQPGYEVVVPFRLTTGETVVIDRGWLPIGNKNPGSPDSVPAPPQGEVTAVVRLKHGEPELQRGAPEGQLASIDLPTYAAQLGYPLMTGAYGQLASETPPAAAMPVAFPKPSTDEGTHLSYSLQWFAFGVLMFVGFGYAARQQARNAAIDAEDEELIDDGAMHAAVAPRRRPAAPRKRKKATAEEEEDALLDAQGY